The segment ATTGAACATTTTACAATTGCATTGGGAATAAAAAAAGAAGGTGTTGATTTTGAATCTATAGACGGTGAAAAAACTAAACTTTTTGTTTTAATTGCAACGCATGAAAGATACAATAATTGGCATCTTGAAGCATTAGTAAAAATTTCAAGAATGTTCTATAACCCAATAAATGTAAGTGTTTTAGTGCATTCAAAATCAAAAGAAGGTGTTCAAAGATTAATTGAACAATTAGAAGGGATGAATTAATGAGCAAATTAGAATAATTAACTATGAATGAATTTAA is part of the Streptobacillus felis genome and harbors:
- a CDS encoding PTS sugar transporter subunit IIA gives rise to the protein IEHFTIALGIKKEGVDFESIDGEKTKLFVLIATHERYNNWHLEALVKISRMFYNPINVSVLVHSKSKEGVQRLIEQLEGMN